The following are from one region of the Chionomys nivalis chromosome 16, mChiNiv1.1, whole genome shotgun sequence genome:
- the LOC130887742 gene encoding 60S ribosomal protein L36a-like has translation MVNVPKTRQTFCKKYGKHQPHKVTQYKKGKDSLYAQGKRRYDRKQSGYGGQTTPIFRKKVKTTKKIVLRLECVEPNCRSKRMLAIKRCKHFELGGDKKRKGQVIQF, from the coding sequence ATGGTGAACGTTCCTAAGACCCGCCAGACATTCTGCAAAAAATATGGCAAGCACCAACCCCACAAAGTGACCCAGTACAAGAAGGGCAAAGATTCTTTGTATGCCCAGGGAAAGCGGCGTTATGACAGGAAACAGAGTGGCTATGGTGGGCAGACTACGCCTATTTTCCGCAAAAAGGTGAAAACTACAAAGAAGATTGTGCTGAGACTGGAATGTGTGGAGCCCAACTGCAGATCTAAGAGGATGCTGGCTATTAAGAGATGCAAGCATTTTGAACTGGGTggtgataagaagagaaagggccaAGTGATCCAGTTCTAA